One Apodemus sylvaticus chromosome 23, mApoSyl1.1, whole genome shotgun sequence genomic window carries:
- the Ncoa7 gene encoding nuclear receptor coactivator 7 isoform X3, translating into MRGRRLPLDIQIFYCARPDQEPFVKIITVEEAKRRKSTCSYYEEEEEEEEGLPILQPHSALLENMHIEQLARRLPARVQGYPWRLAYSTLEHGTSLKTLYRKSASLDSPVLLVIKDMDNQIFGAYATHPFKFSDHYYGTGETFLYTFSPNFKVFKWSGENSYFINGDISSLELGGGGGRFGLWLDADLYHGRSNSCSTFNNDILSKKEDFIVQDLEVWTFE; encoded by the exons ATGCGAGGCAGAAGACTGCCCCTGGATATTCAGATTTTCTATTGTGCCAGGCCTGATCAAGAGCCTTTTGTGAAG ATCATCACAGTTGAGGAGGCAAAACGCAGGAAGAGTACTTGCAGCTActatgaggaggaagaagaggaggaagaaggactgCCCATCCTACAGCCCCACAGTGCGCTCCTGGAAAACATGCACATTGAACAG CTGGCCCGACGCCTTCCAGCCCGGGTACAAGGCTATCCGTGGAGACTGGCCTACAGCACGTTAGAGCATGGAACAAGCCTGAAGACTCTCTACAGGAAATCAGCATCTCTAGATAGTCCTGTTCTTTTGGTCATCAAAGACATGGATAACCAG aTATTTGGGGCATATGCGACTCATCCCTTCAAGTTCAGTGACCACTATTACGGCACAGGCGAAACGTTTCTCTACACCTTTAGTCCTAATTTCAAG GTCTTTAAGTGGAGTGGAGAAAACTCATATTTTATCAATGGAGACATAAGTTCTTTAGAACTCGGTGGTGGAGG GGGACGGTTTGGTCTGTGGCTAGATGCTGATTTATATCATGGACGCAGCAACTCTTGCAGTACTTTTAATAATGATATCCTTTCGAAAAAAGAAGACTTCATAGTTCAGGACTTAGAGGTATGGACATTTGAATGA